The Phycisphaeraceae bacterium genome segment CATGTTCCGCGTGCCCAAGAAGCGCGACGTGGAGGAGCTGCTGCGCATGCGCCGCACGCTCATCGGGCAGATCATGGCCATGGAGGGCGAACTGTTCGACCGCATGGCCGAGGCGCTCCACGAGCGGCAGATGGGCGGGCTGGCCCGCATCCGGCGGGCCCGCGAGCGGGCCATCTGGAGCGAGGGCGACATGATGTCGGGCATGGGCGGCGGCGACGCGCCGGACCTCGTCAACATCGTCATGTCCCTTCAACTCACCGACGAGGAGCTGGGGCGCATCGATCCGGCGCTGGTGGAGTACGAGATCTCCATGAACGCGGCGGTGAAGAACCTGCACGACAAGGCCCTGGGCATGATCTCGTCGGTGGTGGACGTGATGAGCCAGATGGGGCTGGACGAGGTGGACATCACCGACCAGGACCAGATGATGGAGTACGGTCGCCGCATCCAGGAGGCGATGCAGCGTTTCATGAAGGAAGTGCAGGACGCCGCCGCCCGCGTGGACGCGGTGGGCGAGCGCGGGCACCTGTCGCTCATGCAGGTCATGCCCGCCTCGCGCGTGCCCGAGTACGAGAAGGCCTACCTGCGTCGTCGCTACCCGGATGTCTTCACCGACTGGACCTCGCCGGAGCGCATGTTCGAGCAGGCCCGGAAGATCGAGGGACTGGACGGAGGCGCGCTGGCCGCCATCGACGCCGCCGAGGCGGCCTGGAGGCCTCAGTACGAGGCCGCGTCGAAGAAACTGATGACCATCAGCGACAAGACGCGCGCCAGTCAGCGCGCGAGTTTCGACTTCGACGGCTCGGCGTGGGAGGCGATCTGGCGCGATCGACAGGCCGCCGAGCAGGAGCGCAACACGATCAATCAGCGCGCCGAGCAGGCCCTGCTGGCCGCGCTGGGCGAGGAGCGGTTCCAGCCGCTGCAGTCGTACCGCGGCGTGGACGCGGACGCCGCGGGCCACGGGCCGGGGGCGGTGCTCGATGAGGCGGGGGGCGGCGTCATGGTCGGGGAGTCGCCCGAGGCGCCGGGCATGGGCATGTCGATGATGATCCGACCCGATCACCTGCTTCCCGCGCCCATCAGCGACGAGGAGTGGGCCGCCTACGCGGCGCGTCTGGATCTGTCGCCCGACGCCCGCGTGCTGACGGGTGAGTTCCTCAAGGAGTACCGTCGCCAGTTCGACGCGGTGATGGCCGACGACTTCCAGCGGCTGGTCAACGAGCCGCGCGGGAAGATGTGGGGGGAGGATGCGCTCAACGAGCAGGCGGCGTCGCAGGTGATCGCGGGCCGCCGCACCGTGGCCCAGCGGCTGGCGGCGCTGGAGGAGGAGTTCTTCGGCGACGTGGCGCTGGTCATCACCGACGCCCAGCGGGCGCGTCTGCCGATGATCCGCCGCGCCCGCGAGTGCATGATCTACGACGCGCGGGAGATGGCGCAGCGCGGCTACCAGGAAGGCGCGGTGAACCTGATGGAGCTGCTTGGCTCGCTGCGTCTGACCGACGCCGAGACACGGAGCATCGACGCCGCCCTTCTGAAGTACGAGGAGCAGCTGCTGCCCATCGTGAAGTCGCAGCACGAGACCATGCTGGCCCAGGAGGAGGCCCAGATCAAGGGGCAGCCGCTGATGCGCAAGATTCAGCAGGATCCCGAGGCGAACATGGACGCCTGGGCCGAGTGGGAGCGGCTGATGGAGCCGCTGGAGGAGCGTCTGCAGCAGCTGACGCGGCGTCGGCTGGAGCTGGACAAGTCGTCGCTGCCGGAGTTCATCGCCGCCCTTCCCCCCGACCCCGCCGCCCGGTTGAAGGAGCTGCACGATCAGCGTCGGTATCCGCGGGTCTTCCCCGACCGGGGGGACGCCCGGACATCGGTGGAGTCGGCGCTGCAACTGCCCGATCTCTCGCCGGCGCAGCGGACCACGCTGGAGCGGATCGCCGCGGAGCATGACGCCGGGCACCGCGCCCTGTGCCAGGAGATGGTGGCGCTGCTGGACTCGCTGGGCGAATCGCCCGACTGGGAGCCGCAGAACGCCAGGGCGATCATGGAGTGGCAGCGCAACCAGGAGCGGGTGGAGATTCTGCAGCTCGACCGCGCCGAGTTCAACGAAACCACGCGGCGCCGCCTGCGGGCCGTTCTGGGCGAACCCCAGGCCGCGCGGGTGCGCGGGCTGGGGGTGGGGTCTCAGGAGACGGCGTCGCGGTGACGCGGCGAGGCGATGCGGCCTGGTCGATGCCGAGGCGCTTCAGAACGGAATGTCCACCGAGAAACTGAAGAGCTGGCGCTCGTCGTCCCGTTCCTTGAGGATGGGGAAGGCGAAGTCGAAGGCCAGCGGCGCGGGGCCGAAGGCCTCGATGTAGAGCCGGATGCCGAAGCCCACCGACAGCCGGTACTCGTCGAATCCCACGTCGTCGCTCACCGTGCCGGAATCGACGAAGAGCACGCCGTTGAAGAGTTCCTCGAAGATGGGGAACTCGTACTGCGCCCCGAGGAAGAAGAGCCACTCGCCGCCCACCGGCTCGTCGCTGGGTTCGCCGTTGTCGTTGCGGATGCCCTTGGGGCTGATGGTGCGGAAGTCGAACCCGCGGAAGGTGCGTCCGCCCAGGTAGAACTGCTCGTACACCGGGGCCTCGTCGCTCTCGAAGATGTGCGACACCCTGGCGTTGAGCCGCAGGATGCTGCGCCGGCCCAGGAAGTCCTCGCGCATGGTGATGAAGGTGATGAACTCGGCGGTGGCGGTGGTGAAGTCGTAGTCCCCGCCCATCAGGCCCACGCGGTCCACGCTGAGCTCGAAGACGCTGCCCCGCCAGGGGCGCACGATGGTGCCCACCGTCGATCGCCGCAGCCGCAGCCCCAGGGCGGTGATGGTGTCGGGCCCCTCGGCGGCGAACACTTCGGTGGGCGCGAAGTCGGCGATGGCCGGCAGCTTCACACGCTCGAAACGCGTCACCGCGCCGATGGACCAGAACTCGCCCAGCTGACGCGTCAGCGACAGCGTCAGGTTCATCCGATCCTCGTCGTACTCGTTGTACTGCCACTGGCGGAAGAACGCGCTGACGCCGAACGACAGCGGCACGTCGAACAGGTACGGCTCCGTGAGCGAGATCGAGTAGGTGCTCACCTCGTCGCCCGGCGACAGACGGAGCGAGAATGACTGCCCCGCCCCGCGGAAGGCCCGACCGCGGATGTACTCCTCGAACGACTCGGGCGTGTCGAACAGGTCGAAGTTGCGCTGGGTGATCGAGAACTCGCCGGCCACGCCCGTGTCCGACCCCACGCCCACGCCGAAGTTGAACGAGCCGGTGTTGCGCTCCTTGACGCGCACCAGGATGTCGCGGTAGCGGGGATCATCCGGATCGGGCGGCTGGATCGTGATGGACGGCTCGTTGAACAGCCGCGTGGAGCGCAGGCGCTGCTCCGCCCGGGCGATGGCCACGGGGTTGACGGGTCGTCCCGGCTCCACGCCGGTGAGCTGACGGCGGATGACCCGATCCTGCGTGAGCGTGTTGCCCACGATCATCACCTCGCCGATGAGGGCCTTCTCACCCTCGTCCACTTCCAGGCGCAGGTCCACCTCGGGGGCTTCGCTGGTGCGGATTTCGACCGCCCGCACCCGCACGTCCGGCCGGGCGAGTTCGGCGTAGCCGTCCTGGATCAGCCGCAGCGACTTGCGGATGCGGTCCTGGCTGTACACGTCGCCCGACTTGATGTCGATCCACGCCGCGATCTGCTCGGAGGGGATGGTGGCGCCCACGGTGCTCACCTGCCGCATGGTGTAGACGCGGCCCTCGCTGATGACGAAGACCACCTTCACCTCGCGGCTGTCGGGGCTGAGTTCGAGTCGTCGATCCACGCGCACGTCGAGGTAGCCGCGGTTCTTGTAGAAGGCGTCGATGGCCGCCACGTCGTTGGCGATGACCTTCTGATCCAGTCGCCCGGATCGCAGCAGAAAGATGGCCGTCTCCGTCTTGATCTCCGCCCGCAGGCGCTTGTCGGGAAAGGAGTCGTTGCCCTCGAACTCGATGGCCCGCACGCGCACGCGAGGCCCCTCGATCACCTGGAAGATCAGGATCGACGACTCCTGCATCGCCCTGGCGTCGGTGGTCACCTCGGACAGATAGTGCCCCCGGTTGCGGTACAGTTCGACGATGCGCCGCTTGGATTCCTCGATCAGGTACTCATCCGCCGGGGCCCCCGCGCGAACCGGGATGCCCATGAGAATCTCCTGGTCGGAGATCACCCGGTTGCCCACCACGTCCACCCCCGCCAGCAGGGGCTGCTCGCCCAGGGTGTAGGTCACGACGACGGTTCGGTCCGGCTGCAGGGCGGCCCGCACGTCCACGGTGCGGAACTCGCCGAGGCGGTAGAGCAGGTCCACGTCCAGCCGCACGGTGCGCGGGTCGTAGGGGTTGCCCGTGGCGGTGCGGATGGTGTTGAGGACCGTCTGACGCGAGACGCGGTTCAAGCCCACGATGTCCACGCGGGAGATGGTCAGCCCGGCCAGCGCCGCGTCCTCGCCGCTGATCCCCTGCGCCCAGGCGCGCCCTCCCGTCAGCCCCGCCACCCCGATGAGGGGCGCGGCGGCGACAAGCCAGAGCATCAGGGCGACAAGGGGAAGCGTTCTCATGCGGCGTGAGCGGAGAGGATACCGGCCCGAACCCGCTCCAACAAGCGAAGCCGGCTTTCTGGCGAACCACGATGGCGAGGCGCGACCGTGAGGGAGCGGTTTGCCGCGGCATCGTGCGACACGTCCACTCCCTCACGGTCGCGGCTCACTCACCTGAAGAACACGGTTGCCCACATCATGGTCATCCATCAGCAGAGTTCGTTGAGTCCGGAGTGCATCATCTCGACCACTCAACCAGGGGCGCAAACGAACAGGGGTCCGATGATCGGACCCCTGCGAGGTTTAGCGGAAGAGTGAGCCACGTGATCAGCCGCGGACTTTCACAAGCCGCCGACGGAAGACGCCCACGCCGAGCAGGCCGGCCAGGCCCATCCACGCGGCGGGGGGCAGGGGAATCAGCGCCGTGTTCACGAACGAGTTGCTCTGACCGTCGTTCAGTGACTGCACGTGAATGCCGACGACCAGATCGACGCCGGGCGTGAAGGGCATGGTCAGGCCGCTCGTGAGCGAACTGATGACGTCGTTGAAATCCTTGCCAATCTTCAGCTGGAAGGTGACCTTCACCCACTCGCCGGGGTTCACGCCACCCGGTGAACCGCTGCTTGAGGCCTTGAAGTCCCATTCGGTGTTGGGCAAGCCGTATGCAGAGCCGCCCGGCAACGGGCCGCCGCCAGCCGGGCCGGTGATGCTGACGCCGGCGGAACTGGTGACTGACATGGTCGCGCCCAGCAGCGCACCGTCGTAGAACCAGATGCCGGTGATGGACGAGTCGGGGTTGGGGTTGCCCGCAACGGCGTTCTCGAAGAGGAACGAGACGAAGTTGAACCCGCCGCTCGAACCTTCATCGGTCACCGTCATCGAGTACGACGACCCGTTCTGGGCGTTCGCATTGCCGTTGGTGGTGATGTTCTTGAACCCGTACACGCTGGCGGCCGAGGCGCTCAACGCGCCGGACGCCACAACCAGACCCGCCACGAGCCCCTTGAACCGTGTCATGTTGTCTCTCCCTGAACCCGGAATGATTGTCTGAAGGCGTCGCCCCCTCAGGCGACCTTCACCAACCCTCACCACGTCAAGACATGATACTCGTCGCGGCACGTCCGATTACACGAAATCAGGCCACTTTCTGGCAGAGACAGGTGAGGACCGATTCTGGGCGATTCTCGTCCTATAATACATGACTCAGTGACTCACCAACGCACTCCGTCGAATCGGGTCGGGCTCCCACCTCAGGAAAAAGACGATTCGGAATTCACCGGGAATTGTCCACAATCCATCCCCAGAGCGTCTCCACATCCGCCATCCTTGTCCGCCACGCGCCCACCGCCACGCGCAGCGTCAGATGGCCGTTGAGTCGCGTGTGCGTGATGAACGACTGGCCCGATCGGTTCACGCCGTCGAGTATGCGCTGCGTCGCCGCCTCGCCGCCGCGGTGACGGAAGCACACCAGCGACAGCGTCGGGGTCGCGGCGAGCTCCAGGTCGGGATGCTCCTCCACCCGTCGCGCCAGCCACCGCGCCATCTCCACGCATCGTCGCACGTGCGTGCGCAGCCCCTCCACGCCGTAGTGGCGGATGACGAACCAGAGTTTCAGCGCTCTGAAGCGGCGTCCCAGCGGAATCTGCCAGTCGCGGTAGTCGATCACCGCGCCCGACTCGGTGGCCTGGTTGCGCAGGTACTCGGGCAGGATCGACAGCGCCCGGATGAGCGCCGCCCGGTCGCGCACCCACAGGCACGAGCAGTCGAAGTTCGTCAGCATCCACTTGTGCGGGTTGAAGCAGTACGAGTCGGTCCGCTCCACGCCGCGGTTGATCCAGCGGAACTCCGGGCAGAGCGCCGCCGTGCCCGCCAGGGCCGCATCGACATGGAGCCAGGGCCGCGTGCTCCGGCTTCCGACAGGTGCGCCGCGGTTCCCGGCGGGTGTGCCACGGCTCCCAAGTGGTGTGCCACGGCTCTGTGAGCCGTGCGTTTCACCCGCGGCATCCGACCTCGCGGAAGAGCCATCGTCTCCGGGCTTTCCTGCGACTGCACCGCTTCCGCCGCCGCACGTGTTCTCCGCGCCCGCACGGCCGACACGGCCGTGGCACACCTCGCCGTGGCTCGCTTCCCGCTCGAACACTTCTTCCAGCATCTCTCCGATCGCTTCCACCGGGTCGACCGCCAGCGACGAGGTCGTGCCCACCGTGGCGCACACGAAGAAGGGCGTCAGACCCGCCTCGAGGTCGCGCTCGATCGCCTGTCGCAGAAGGTCCACGCGCATGGCGAAGCGGTGATCGGTTTCGATGAGCCGCAGGTTCCGCGACCCGATGCCGGCGATCATGGCGGCCTTCTCGACCGACGAATGCGCTTGGGCCGAGGTGTACGCCACCAAGGTCTGCCGGACGACTCCCGGCGCGCCGACGCCCGCCAGGCCGTCGCGGTTGGACGCCCCGCCCGTGGCCCGCTCGCGCGCGGCGAGCATGGCGCAGAGCACGGCGCTGGATGCGGTGTCCTGAATGACGCCGCCGCCGACCGTTGTGTGAAGACCCACACACCCATCCGCACCCTCACTCCCAATCCCTCTCCCAGTGGGACAGGGGAGTGCGGACACCGAACGAAACCCCGCAGGCAGTCCCAGCATGTCCACCAGCCAGTCCAGCACCAGGGTCTCGAGTTCGGTGCAGGATGGGCTGGTGGCCCACAGCATTCCCTGCACGCCCAGCCCCGCGCTGAGCAGTTCGCCCAGGATGGACGGGTACGAGTTGTTCGCCGGGAAGTACCCGAAGAAGCCAGGCGACTGCCAGTGCGTCACGCCCGGCAGGATGATCTCCTGCACGTCGCGCAGCACCTGCTCGAACGGCTCGCCCGATTCGGGCGCGTGCCGCGGCAGGCGATCTCGCACCTCGCCCGGTTTGACCGGCGACATCACGGGGTATCGCTCCACCTGCTCCAGGTAGTCCGCGATCCAGTCGATCACCGCCCGTCCGTGACGCCGGAAGTCATCAGCCGACATGTGCGGCGAAGCGGGGTCGGTCATGCGAGGAGAATAGGGCGGGGCGGACTGTCGGTTCCGGGCTGTCGGCTTGTTGACTGACGGCGGCTTTGACGTGTGCCGCGGCCGTGCGGTCACGCCAAACCCGTGTGTGCCACGGCCGTTTCGGCCGTGCGGCCGTGCGGGCGAGGTGAGACCTGCGGAGAGATGGAATCGTGCGGGAGGCCGCCGCCTGAGGTACTCGCGGTATCGGTCGCCTGGGGCCGCTCGCACGGCTCACAGAGCCGTGGCACACTTCGGTCGGACGACGCGGCATACGCCTCTTCTGTGAGTTTCTGTGGATGAGTTGTGAGGAAGTGGGGTTCAGCGGCGGGCCATCGGCGATCGGTTTCGGGCTGGCGGCTGCAACGAACAGCCGCCAATGAACCTCGGAATGGGGCTCCGTCCGTCCCAATACCGCCAATTTGACCCCGGAATCGCTCGTTCATTCGCCTCGATCGCCAGGTCATCCCGCTTCCGCGTCAATCTGGGTAAACTTGAGCCGGATTATCTCGGCTCCGCAAAAACCCTGTAAACTCTGGAACTTCCCTCTTGGCACCTGCGAAAAAGTCGCCATAATGGAGAGGCGGTGTTGATCGGCTCGCCGGTCGCATCGCATCAGGTTCGTGGGACCAAGGGGAGAGCGATCGGGCCTTCACGACATGCTCGGGTGCATGGCTGGTGATGGTTCCCTCGCTCAATCCGGCGTCCTTGGGTCATGGTGGTCGAGCCGATCGTCGTGACTCACGGTTTCAATCATCCGAGCATTCGCTCACACACACGTAGACTAGAGGAGGATTCGATGAGGAAGAGCACCACATTCGGGCTGGCCACCATCGCTGGCCTGTTCGTCGCCAGCTCCGCCACGGCGGGCGTCGTCATGTTCGACCTGCGCGGCGGCACGACCGACTGGGACGCCGCCCTGCTCAACGCGGGCAAGACCCTCAAGGCGTCGTGGGATTTCGGCACCCTGCCGGACTTCGGCCTGCTTGACGGAGACGAGCCGCTGGACTGGCGCGGCAGCCGGGGCAACGCCGCTGGCCGCGTTCCCGAGGGCTTCCTGCCCACCAACGTCCGCTTCCAGTCCAACCTGGATCAGTGGGGCGCCAACGGCGAGAACCCCGGTGGCGAGCGTGGTGGCGCCCAGCCGCTGGTTTTTGTCGGCCCGTCGCAGGGTTTCGGCAACACCAAGAACTGGCTCGGTTCGAACTTCGCCGCCGACTCGTTTGACATCGTGTTCGACGGCGGCACCAAGACCGCGGTTGACCTCGTCGTGTCGACGATTTTCGCCACCAGCACTGATGTCAGCGTTTACGGCGCCAACAACGAACTGCTGATGCGCGTCACCCTGGCCGGCACCGCCAACGCCGGGTATCGCGTGGGCTTCCTCGCCACCGAGGGCAGCATCATCTCGCGGATCAACATCGACACCACGAGTCAGGCGCTCTACGAGGGCGTTCAGGGCATGATGAACGTCTACGAGGGCGTCATCCCCGCTCCGGGCGCTCTGGCCCTGCTGGGCGTCGCCGGGCTGGTCAGCCGTCGTCGTCGCCGCGCCTGATCCGGTCTCCTCCGAGTCCGATCGCACTTACGCGATTCACACGCCACGCCGCGGACAACCGCGGCGTGGTTCTTTTTGGTCGTGGTGGTGCGGCAGACGGACCGTCAGCGGTCGTCGGTTGTCAGTGATCGGCTCCGGCTGCTGCGCCGCGGCTTCCGACGACGTGTACCACGGTTCGGAGTGTGCCACGGCTCTGTGAGCCGTGCGAGCGGCTCCAGGCGACCGACGCCGCGAGTACCTCAGTGCGGCGGCCTCCCGCACGATTCCATCTCTCCTCAGGTCTCATCGCCCGCACGGCCGACACGGCCGTGGCACACGGGTTGGCGCGCCTACACGGCCGAAACGGCCGTGGCACACCAGTTCGGAGTGTGCCACGGCTCTGTGAGCCGTGCGAGCGATCCCAGGCGACCGACACCGCGAGAACCTCAGCGAGGCGCATCCACCGGACGACTTCATTGCTTCTGATGTTCCACCACTCCCGCGCGCCCGCACGGCCGAAACGGCCGTGGCACACGGGATGGCGCGTACACGGCCGAAACGGCCGTGGCGCCAGGGCGGCCTTACCGCTGATCCGGCTCGATCGTCACCGTGAGGAGCTTGGTCTCGAACTGCTCGCGGAGCAGTTCGGCGTGCTCGCGGTGCGTGACGACCAGCAGCGCCACGCCGGTCTGGTGCGCTTCGAGCGTGCGCTGCAGCGCCTCGGTGTGGTTGAACTTGCAGATCTCCTGCAGGGCGCGGATCACGTCCTCCATGAAGTTGCTGTCATCGTTGTGCAGCAGCACCTTCCACGGAGGGAGCTTGTCAACGCGCGGCGGCGCGACCTTGGGGCGCTCCTGAAGCGCCGCCTGCCCCCCGCCGTTCGGCTGATTGGATTGCTCGCTCGCCATGACTTCTTCGTCTCGCCCGGTGGTCCCCCCGACGATTCTGCGTTCACGTGGTTATAGGCGCGGCGCGGGGGTCAAGGCGACTGAAAACGCCGCACGACTCTGAAATGCCGCGATCATCCGCGGAGCGGGCAACCGCGGGGCGCCGTCCCGCACGGAGCCGCCTGGCCCGTCTGACGTGTCCCGCGAAGTGTGGGCAGGCCGCTTGACTCGCGGAAATGTACGGCATATGTTCGGTATTGTTGACGATCATGTCAACACCATCGGGCTGGTCCGAGGGGCAGCCCACAGGAGGCCGGACATGACCATGCTGACCATCGCTCCCCCGCCGCCAACATCCGGCCCACCTGCTGCGCCGGTGTGCGACGGGAGTCGTTCTGCTCCGCGTCGCCAGCGCAGCCGGGGCGGAGGTCGTCGAGCCGCGGGGCTTCGTACGACGCGGCTGATCGCCGAGCAGTGCCTGGACCTGGCGATTCACCTGGCGGAGCCCGATCGGTGGCTGATCGAGGCGGTGCTGCGCGGCGGTGTGTCGTGCGCCGCCACGGCGCAGCGTCTGGGGGTGCCCGAGCGCACCCTGCAGTGGCGCGTGAGGCGACTCATCGGGCGGCTGCGCTCGCCCGAGTTCGCCTTCATCGTCAACCAGCGCGAGGTCTGGCCCGAAGCGCGGCGCCGCGTGGGAGAGATCGTTCACCTGCGGGGCGGGACGCGGGAGCAGGCCGCCCGCGAGACCGGGCTGACGATGCACCAGGTGCGGCGCGAGCTGACGGCGATCGACGTGCTGATGGAGCAGGCCCGGGCCATGGGGCGCCTGCGATGAAGCGCATCACCAGCGGCGCAGGCGTCCCGCCCGTGAAGCGCTGCCGCCCGCGGGGACACTCCCCGCTCTGGTCGCTCCGTGTGCTCGAGGTCGCCTCGATCTTCGGTCTGGACCTCGATCACCTGCACGACGCCGCCCGCGTCTTCGACCGTGCCGCGCTTGATCGTGCCGACGCACTGGCCTCGTGGCTGGCGCCGGGGGCCATCGTGCTGCTCACCGGCCCCAGCGGCTCGGGCAAGTCCACGCTGCTGCGGGCGATCGTCGAACGACTCTCCCATCGGGGTCGCGCGGTCATCGACCCCGGCGATGTTGAGATCGACGAGTCAGAGTGCGTGATCGAAACGATCGCCGGCTCGACCGAGGAGCGCTGCGCCCTGCTCGCCCGGGTGGGGCTGGCGGAGGCGCGGCTGCTGGTCTCGCCCGTGCGCCGACTGAGCGAGGGTCAGCGGGCGCGGCTGCGGACGGCGCTGGCCTTCGACGCGGCGCGGCGCCCGGGGGGTTCGGCGTCGTCGGTATCGCCGGGTGATGCCGCCGCGGTCATCGTCATCGACGAGTTCCTCTCGCCGCTCGACCGCGTCACGGCCTGCTGCGTGGCGCGGAGCGTGTCGCGGCTGACGCGGGCGTCAACCTGCTCGCTTCTCGTCGCCACGTCCCACGATGACCTGGCAGCCGCGCTGACTCCTGACGTCCACGAGCGGCTGGAGTTCGCGTGATGTGATGACCAGCGAGGCGTTCCGCGTTGGGCGGCGCGACGTGAAGCGTCGCGCCTCGACGTGGTGAACGACAGCCGCGTGTCACGTCCTCCATCGACCATGACCTCCCCACCCATCCAACTCGACGCCATCATCCTCGAGTCGGGCACGTCGGCCGACCTGCGCGCCCTGGAGCGATTCCACTACCGGGCCGGGAGGCCCGCGACGATCGACTCGATTCTGCGCGCGGTGGTTCACCCCACCGATCCGGCGCCGCCGCTGCTCGTCGGCGTGCTGGTCACGTCGTTCCCCGTGCTCTCGTGCGCCGCCCGCGAGCGGGCGATTCCGCGCTACGCGGGGCTGACGCTGGCGTCGAAGGCGCGTCTGCTCAACCGCGAGGTCCGCACCATCAGCCGCGTCATCGTCGATCCGCGCTTCCGGGCCGTGGGCGTCGCGTCGCGTCTGGTGCGCCAGGCGATGGCGCGGCGTTCAACGCTCGTCATCGAAGCGATGGCGAGCATGGGGCGGGCCTGCCCCGTGTTCGAGCGCGCGGGGATGCGCCGATTCGACCCGCCGATCTCGCGCGGCACGCTCCGCCTGCTGACCACGTTCGACCGCGCGGGGATCGCGCTGCCCGTATTGGCCTCCACCCGGATGGCCGTCGAGACCATCGAATCGCTCGACGCCGTGACGCGCGGACACGTGATCCATGAACTGACTCGCTGGAGCCGCCGGGTGTTCGACCGCCGCCGCGATCGCACGCTGGCCTCGCCCGAGTCGAGCGCGCTGCCCGCCCTGGTTGCGCGGGCCCGCGAGCGGCTGGCGTCGAGGCCCGTGTACTACGTGTCGGAACGGCGCGAGTCAGACCGCCGTGATGCCGCCTGACGCGAGCCGGCGCTCGGTGTTCTCGTCTTCCCGCGACTCGGAGGAGCGGCTCAACCCACCGGAGAATCGCATGTCGTCACCCGCTCGACGTTCCTCGTTCACCAACCACGCGGCTTGCGAAGCCGCTCCACTTGACACGGGCCGCAGACCCGCGGCGCCGCGTCGGCGTTCTGCGCCGACTGCGCAGCCGCTCTCGATGGATGAGTCCATCCTGCGGCGCCTCTTCCGCCGAGGCGATGAACCGGCTCGGCTGGCTCGATCGTGCGGGCTGTCGCTGGTCGATCTGGCGCGCTGGGCGTCTCGGGTCGATCACGTGGAGCTGCTGGTCGGCCTGGAGCGGGTGAGCGACGCGTGCTTCCGCGCCGCGCTGGCCCGCAGCCGCGTCATCGCCGCTCGAACGCTGACGCGGCTGGCCTCGGGCGACGGAGATGAGGCGCTCACCGACCTCACCCGCCGCAGCTGCGTCGATCTGCTCAGCGCGTGCGCGGAGCGGCGACGTGAGGCGCGGTGCGCCGCCGCCTCGACCGGCGTCGATCGCGCCCGTCGCGCCGCGTCGGTGAAGGACGCCGCCTCCCTCGCCCCGCCCGTTCCGGACGAGGAGGCGATTCTCGCCGCGCTGGAGCGCGTCGCGCGCGAAGGCGACGCGGATGATGACGGCCGCGGCTCCGAGACCTCGTCACCCGCCGTCCCGGAGCAGTCCGATGCGGCGTGACGATCTCTCCCGCGTGCTGCGTTCCGTCTCCCCGCGCACGCCTGACCAGTTGCACGCGCTGGTGCGGGT includes the following:
- a CDS encoding BamA/TamA family outer membrane protein; this encodes MRTLPLVALMLWLVAAAPLIGVAGLTGGRAWAQGISGEDAALAGLTISRVDIVGLNRVSRQTVLNTIRTATGNPYDPRTVRLDVDLLYRLGEFRTVDVRAALQPDRTVVVTYTLGEQPLLAGVDVVGNRVISDQEILMGIPVRAGAPADEYLIEESKRRIVELYRNRGHYLSEVTTDARAMQESSILIFQVIEGPRVRVRAIEFEGNDSFPDKRLRAEIKTETAIFLLRSGRLDQKVIANDVAAIDAFYKNRGYLDVRVDRRLELSPDSREVKVVFVISEGRVYTMRQVSTVGATIPSEQIAAWIDIKSGDVYSQDRIRKSLRLIQDGYAELARPDVRVRAVEIRTSEAPEVDLRLEVDEGEKALIGEVMIVGNTLTQDRVIRRQLTGVEPGRPVNPVAIARAEQRLRSTRLFNEPSITIQPPDPDDPRYRDILVRVKERNTGSFNFGVGVGSDTGVAGEFSITQRNFDLFDTPESFEEYIRGRAFRGAGQSFSLRLSPGDEVSTYSISLTEPYLFDVPLSFGVSAFFRQWQYNEYDEDRMNLTLSLTRQLGEFWSIGAVTRFERVKLPAIADFAPTEVFAAEGPDTITALGLRLRRSTVGTIVRPWRGSVFELSVDRVGLMGGDYDFTTATAEFITFITMREDFLGRRSILRLNARVSHIFESDEAPVYEQFYLGGRTFRGFDFRTISPKGIRNDNGEPSDEPVGGEWLFFLGAQYEFPIFEELFNGVLFVDSGTVSDDVGFDEYRLSVGFGIRLYIEAFGPAPLAFDFAFPILKERDDERQLFSFSVDIPF
- a CDS encoding ATP-dependent Clp protease adaptor ClpS, which produces MASEQSNQPNGGGQAALQERPKVAPPRVDKLPPWKVLLHNDDSNFMEDVIRALQEICKFNHTEALQRTLEAHQTGVALLVVTHREHAELLREQFETKLLTVTIEPDQR
- a CDS encoding ATP-binding cassette domain-containing protein is translated as MKRITSGAGVPPVKRCRPRGHSPLWSLRVLEVASIFGLDLDHLHDAARVFDRAALDRADALASWLAPGAIVLLTGPSGSGKSTLLRAIVERLSHRGRAVIDPGDVEIDESECVIETIAGSTEERCALLARVGLAEARLLVSPVRRLSEGQRARLRTALAFDAARRPGGSASSVSPGDAAAVIVIDEFLSPLDRVTACCVARSVSRLTRASTCSLLVATSHDDLAAALTPDVHERLEFA